From Tiliqua scincoides isolate rTilSci1 chromosome 2, rTilSci1.hap2, whole genome shotgun sequence, the proteins below share one genomic window:
- the LOC136641548 gene encoding zinc finger protein 91-like isoform X2, with protein MECGKSFSDRAGLTVHQRMHTGERPYKCLECGKSFSRRSGLTVHQRIHTGEKPYKCLECGKSFSGKSYLMKHQRTHKGEKPYTCFECGKSFTQSSNLIVHQRIHKGEKPHKCLECGKSFHSSSELTLHQRTHTGEKPQKCLECGRMFSGHSNLSFHQRTHTGEKPYECLQCRKNFRQNSQLTKHQRIHTGEKSYKCSECGKSFSRSSSLTLHQRIHTGEKPYKCLECGNSFSRSSGLTVHQRIHTGEKPYKCLECGKSFSVSSSLTSHQTTHTEEKLYKCLRCGKSFRGSSGLTVHQRTHTGEKPHKCLECGKSFSQSSNLNAHQKTHTGEKPYECLECGKSFHGSSDLTVHQRTHTGEKPHKCLECGKSFSRSSNLNTHQKTHTGEKPYKCLECGKSFSRSLSLTFHQRIHTGEKPYKCMECGKSFSQSSNLNAHQKTHTGEKPYKCLECGKSFSRSSNLNKHQKTHTGEKPHKCLECGKCFSLRSSLTLHQRTHTGEKPRKCLECGKCFSRSAILTMHQRIHTGEKPYKCLECGKSFTWDAMLTLHQRIHTGERPYKCLECGKCFSQSSDLTRHERTHTGEKPYKCLECGKSFSGSGTLTVHQRTHTGEKPYKCLECGKSFTDSGTLTVHQRTHTGEKPYKCLECGKSFCVSSHLTEHHRTHTGKNPYKCLDCGKSFNRSETLTVHQRTHTGEKPYKCLECGKSFTESGTLTVHQRTHTGEKPYKRLECGKTFGDPSSLTSHKQIYTGEKPCKHLVL; from the exons atggagtgtggaaagagcttcagtgacagagcaggcctgactgtgcatcaaagaatgcacacaggggagagaccatacaaatgcttggagtgtggaaagagcttcagtcggcgCTCAGgtctcactgtgcatcaaagaatccacacaggggagaaaccatataaatgcttggagtgtggaaagagcttcagtggcaAGTCATACCTGAtgaagcatcaaagaacccacaaaggggagaaaccctatacatgctttgagtgtgggaagagcttcactcagagctCAAATCTGATTGTGCATCAAAGGATCCACAAAGGTGAGAAAccacataaatgcttggagtgtggaaagagcttccataGTAGCTCAGAActcactttgcatcaaagaacccacacaggggagaaaccacagaAATGCCTTGAGTGTGGAAGAATGTTCAGTGGACATTCAAACTTGAGTTTTCATCAGcgaacacacacaggggagaaaccatatgaatgcttgCAGTGTAGAAAAAACTTTCGTCAGAATTCGCagctgactaagcatcaaagaatccacacaggggagaaatcatataaatgctctgagtgtgggaagagcttcagtcggagctcaagcctgactctgcatcaaagaatccacacaggggagaaaccatataaatgcttggagtgtggaaacagcttcagtcggagctcaggtctcactgtgcatcaaagaatccacacaggggagaaaccatataaatgcttggagtgtggaaagagcttcagtgtgagctcaagcTTGACTAGCCATCAAACAacccacacagaggagaaacTATATAAATGCTTGCGgtgcggaaagagcttccgtGGGAGCTCAGgtctcactgtgcatcaaagaacccacactggagagaaaccacataaatgcttggagtgtgggaagagcttcagtcagagctcaaacCTGAATGCGCATCaaaaaacccacacaggggagaaaccatatgaatgcttggagtgtggaaagagcttccatgggaGCTCAGatctcactgtgcatcaaagaacccacacaggagagaaaccacataaatgcttggagtgtgggaagagcttcagtcggagctcaAACCTGAATACGCATCaaaaaacccacacaggggagaaaccatataaatgcttggagtgtggaaagagcttcagtcggagcttAAGCTTGACTttccatcaaagaatccacacaggggagaaaccatataaatgcatggagtgtggaaagagcttcagtcagagctcaaacCTGAATGCGCATCaaaaaacccacacaggggagaaaccatataaatgcttggaatgtggaaagagcttcagtcggagctcaAACCTGAATAAGCATCaaaaaacccacacaggggagaaaccacacaaatgcttagagtgtggaaagtgcttcagccTCAGGtcaagcctgactttgcatcaaagaacccacacaggggagaaaccacgtaaatgtttggagtgtggaaagtgcttcagtcgGAGTGCAATACTTACTATGcaccaaagaatccacacaggggagaagccatataaatgcttggagtgtggaaagagcttcacttggGATGCAATGCttactttgcatcaaagaatccacacaggggagaggccatataaatgcctggagtgtggaaagtgcttcagtcagagctcagacCTGACCAGGCAtgaaaggacccacacaggggagaagccatataaatgcttggagtgtgggaagagtttTTCTGGGAGTGGAACActtactgtgcatcaaagaacccacacaggggagaagccatataaatgtttggagtgtggaaagagcttcactgatAGTGGAACActtactgtgcatcaaagaacccacacaggggagaagccatataaatgtttggagtgtgggaagagcttctgTGTGAGCTCACACCTAACTGagcatcatagaacccacacagggaagaatccttataaatgcttggattgtggaaagagcttcaatcggAGTGAAACActtactgtgcatcaaagaacccacacaggggagaagccatataaatgcttggagtgtggaaagagcttcactgagaGTGGAACActtactgtgcatcaaagaacccacacaggggaaaagccataTAAacgcttggagtgtgggaagac CTTTGGTGACCCCTCATCTCTCACATCTCATAAACAAATTTACACTGGAGAGAAACCATGTAAACATTTGGTGTTGTGA